In the Sandaracinus amylolyticus genome, GACGTGGGTGCCGCGGGTGCTGGTGCTCGCGATGCCGCTCTTCGCGGCGGCGCGCACGCTCGGGGTCGAAGGCGGATCGGAGGCGCTCGGCGAGGTGCTGGGTGGAGATCGCGCGCCGATCGCGCTCTTGATGACGTTCGTCGCGGGCGCGCTGCTCGCACCGCTCGGCGAGGAGCTGCTCTTCCGCGGTCTCCTCGTGCCGTGGCTCGCGCGCGTGGTCACGCCGTGGAGCGCGATCGTGATCTCGGCGCTGCTCTTCGGCGCGCTGCACGATGCGCACGGGATGGCGCGCATCGGGCCGATGACGATCGGGCTGGTGCTCGGATGGGCGCGGCTGCGCTCGGGCACGCTGATCGCGCCGATCGCGATCCACGCGATCGTGAATTCGATCGCGCTGACGATCGGCTGGCTGACGAGCTAGCTAGAGCGACTCGACGAACGACACGAGATCCGCGCGCTCGAGCTCGGTCAGCGACTCGAACCCGAGACGCGCCGCCGTCGCTTCACCGTCGTGCCAGAGCACCGCCTCCGCGACACCACGCGCTCGGCCGTCGTGGAGAAGGCGGACCTCACCGCCGACCACGCCGAGCAGGCCGATTCCCCAGAGCGGCGCGGTCCGCCACTCACGACCGCTCGCATCGCCCTCGGCGCGTCCGTCCGCCAGGCGCTCCCCCATGTCGTGGAGGAGCAGATCCGTGTACGGCCAGATGCGCTGCCCCGCGAGCTCGGGCTCGACCGAGTCTCCGGTGACGAAGCTCGGACGGTGGCATCCGTCGCAGCCGACCGCGGCGAAGAGAACGCGGCCGCGCCGCACGGAGGGCGCCTCGGCGTCGCGCCGGGCGGGCACGCCGAGCAGTCGCACGTACGACGACGCGACCCGCAGGCGCGTCGCGGTGAGCTCGGGCGAGCCACCGCTCGCGGCCCCCAGACACGCCGCTTGCGACTCCGTGCACGCCTCGGTCGGGTGCACCGAGCTCGTGATGCCGAGGTCACCCGCGAAGGCGGCGGAGGTCTGCTCCTCGACGGTGGGCTGCCCCGCCTTCCAACCGAAACGACCGATTCGCAGGGCGTCGATCCAGCGGACACGCCCGGAGATGCCGTCCGCGTCGGCGTCGAGCTCGTCGGCGAGCGCGAGGAGGTCGTCCTCGTCGATCGCTTCGAGGAGCCCCTGCCCCACGAGCTGCTGCGCGATGCGCGGCGACAGCACCGCGCCTCCTGCGAGCGGGCCGTAGCCGAGCGACGCGATGTCGTAACGCGGCAGCGGCAACATCGCCTGCGTTCCGTCGGCGAGACGGTGCGAGACGAGCGACTCGAAGCGACGCGCGTGACCTTCGCCCGCGACGCCGGGGACGCCCAGCGGCTGCAGCTGGTCGCCGTACGTGGGGTCGGGGCGACCGTCGGGTGTCCCGAGGCGCAGGAGCACGCCCGGGCGGTTCTCGTCGGGCGTGGCCGACGGCGCGCCACGTCCGTTCCGGACGTGGCACTCGATGCACGAGACCGCGTTGTAGACGGGGCCGAGCCCATCCGCTTCGGGGCGGCCCGGGGCGATCTCCCACTCGAGACGGAAGAACTGGAGGCCCGCCTCGAAATCGGCGCGTCGCGCGATGGTCAGGTTCGCGGCCTGCTGCAGGAACGCGCTCCCGTCGACGACGCTCGTCGTCGTGTCTCCGCCCGGCAGGAGCTCGCCTTCCTCGAGCGGAGGAAGTGCCGCGTCCAGCGAGGCGTCGTCGGACGCAGCGTCGACCAGGTGCGCATCCCACGGTGCGCCTCCATCGCCGAGCGCACCGTCCTGTGCTGCATCGGGACGCGCAGCGTCGAAGCCCGCGCCGGCATCGTCGCCGACGCCCGGCGCCGTCACCTCGCAGCCCGCGAGCACGAGCATCAGATGAAGGGCCGCGACCCTCGCTCCACGTGCTCCGGTCATGGACGCGGATAGATGAGAACCGGGGCGCTGTAGGCCCACGCGTGGATCGCTCCGGCGAGGCCGAGCGAGCCCTGGAAGCTCCAGCCCCATCCGAGCACGTTTCCGGCGTCGGTGAGCGCGAACGTCGGCCCGCCGGCTCCGCCTTCCATCTCGAGGATGACGAACTCCGACGCCGGTCCGGGCGGCGCGACGCGGGTGGCGAGGGAGCGGCTCGCCAGGTCTCGCGAGCCATCGCCGAGGTACCCCATGCCGAGCTGACCGAGCCCGCCGAGGCCCCAGGCGTACGCGTCGCCCGAGCTCGTGACGGCGAGGCTGACGAAGCCGTCTGCCGCGACGCTCTCGACGTCGGTGAGCGGCACGACCGGCGACGCCGACACGAGGACCTGGGTCGGCGTGGTGACGGGGGTCGCGCCCGACGTGTCGTTGCCGATCTGCCCGTTGTTGTTGCGTCCCCAGGCCATCACGGTGCCGTCCGCGCGGAGAGCGAGGACGGTCGAGTTGCTGCTCGCGACCATCACGACGTCGGTGAGGCCGGGGACGAGCGTCGGCGTCGGGTGAGCGACGGTGTCGGCGGTTCCGTCGCCGAGGATGCCGTACTGGTTGTCGCCCCACGCCCAGACGGTGCCGTCGCTCCGGACGGCGAGCGAGTGCGTCGAGCCGGCCGCGACCTGGACGACGTCGGAGAGCCCCGGGATCGGGGCGGGGGTGAGCTGGTCGGCGTCGCCCGGGGTGGCGTAGCCGAGCGCACCGCGCGTGTTCTGGCCGAACGAGAGCACCGTCCCGTCGCCGAGGAGGACGAGCGAGTGGTTGAAGCCCGCAGCGACCGCGACCGCGCCCGAGATCCCGGGAACGACGGTCGGCGTCCGGCGACACGGCGACGTCCCGGCCGACCCACAGTCGGTCTCGGCGGCGTAGCCGAGCTGACCGTCGCTGTTCGAGCCCCAGGTCAGCACGGCCCCGTCGTCGCGGAGCGCGATCATGAACGTCTGCCGAGTGACGACGGAGACGAGGCCGGACGCGCCGGCGGGCGTGTAACGGACCGGCAGCGAGGCGGCGGGGCCGTCGCCGTACGCCGACCCGTCGAGGGTCCCGTTGCCGAGCTGGCCCAGCTCGTTCCGCCCCCACGTGAAGAGCGTTCCTCCGTGGAGCAACGCGCCCTGCGAGTTCCCTCCCGAGAGCCGGTGCCCGAAATGGGCGGAGACCGTCGCACCGGCGGTCTGACCTTCCGCGTCGGTGGCGGTGACGACGATGGCGTTGACGCCGGGCGTCGGCACGAGCGTCACCGCGAAGCTGCCGTCGCTCTCGAGGGTGACGGGAGTCGCCGTGCCGTCGAGCGATACCTCGAGGCCGGTCACTGCGACGTCGTCGGTCGCGGTGCCCGTCACGAGCAGCCGCCGGGCCGCGACGAACCCTGCGTCGCGCGGTGAAGTGATCGCGACTGCGGGCGGCTCGCTCCGCTTCGAGAAGGTCACCTC is a window encoding:
- a CDS encoding di-heme oxidoredictase family protein, with amino-acid sequence MTGARGARVAALHLMLVLAGCEVTAPGVGDDAGAGFDAARPDAAQDGALGDGGAPWDAHLVDAASDDASLDAALPPLEEGELLPGGDTTTSVVDGSAFLQQAANLTIARRADFEAGLQFFRLEWEIAPGRPEADGLGPVYNAVSCIECHVRNGRGAPSATPDENRPGVLLRLGTPDGRPDPTYGDQLQPLGVPGVAGEGHARRFESLVSHRLADGTQAMLPLPRYDIASLGYGPLAGGAVLSPRIAQQLVGQGLLEAIDEDDLLALADELDADADGISGRVRWIDALRIGRFGWKAGQPTVEEQTSAAFAGDLGITSSVHPTEACTESQAACLGAASGGSPELTATRLRVASSYVRLLGVPARRDAEAPSVRRGRVLFAAVGCDGCHRPSFVTGDSVEPELAGQRIWPYTDLLLHDMGERLADGRAEGDASGREWRTAPLWGIGLLGVVGGEVRLLHDGRARGVAEAVLWHDGEATAARLGFESLTELERADLVSFVESL
- a CDS encoding Ig-like domain-containing protein, whose amino-acid sequence is MTGEVAITSPADGSVVDTLPLGVSAAMVPSEVTATLRLELDGAEIAVASSASTITASVETLSPGPHTLRAIAVDEHGHRSEDEVTFSKRSEPPAVAITSPRDAGFVAARRLLVTGTATDDVAVTGLEVSLDGTATPVTLESDGSFAVTLVPTPGVNAIVVTATDAEGQTAGATVSAHFGHRLSGGNSQGALLHGGTLFTWGRNELGQLGNGTLDGSAYGDGPAASLPVRYTPAGASGLVSVVTRQTFMIALRDDGAVLTWGSNSDGQLGYAAETDCGSAGTSPCRRTPTVVPGISGAVAVAAGFNHSLVLLGDGTVLSFGQNTRGALGYATPGDADQLTPAPIPGLSDVVQVAAGSTHSLAVRSDGTVWAWGDNQYGILGDGTADTVAHPTPTLVPGLTDVVMVASSNSTVLALRADGTVMAWGRNNNGQIGNDTSGATPVTTPTQVLVSASPVVPLTDVESVAADGFVSLAVTSSGDAYAWGLGGLGQLGMGYLGDGSRDLASRSLATRVAPPGPASEFVILEMEGGAGGPTFALTDAGNVLGWGWSFQGSLGLAGAIHAWAYSAPVLIYPRP